The nucleotide window CGATGAGGGGCTCCGCCCACTCGGTGATGGTGCGCTTGGCACCCGACGGCAGCCTCTCGATAGGCTTCCTGCCCGACACCAGTTCGACGAGAAGGATGCCGAAGCTGTACACGTCGCACGCCCCGGAGACCTTGCCCCACATGGCGTACTCCGGCGCGAGGTAGCCGAGGGTGCCCTTGACCCTGGTGGTCATGTGCGAGACGCCGTCGGGGACGAGCTTGGCGAACCCAAAATCAGCGACGAGCGGCGCGAAGTCGGAGTCAAGCAGCACGTTGCTGGCCTTGATGTCCCGGTGGATGATGCTGGGAGAAGCCTCGTGGTGGAGGTGCACAAGCGCCTCGGCGGCACCAACGGCCACACCCACACGGCGGCGCCAGTCGAGGGTGGCGTCGGAGGCGAACTGGCCGTGGAGGTGGGACAGGAGGCTGAGGTTGGGCATGTAATCATACACGATCATGCGCTggtcggcggcggcgccggcgcaGTACCCGCGGAGCCCCAGCAGGTTGCGGTGGCGGACGCGGGCGAGCACCTCGACCTCGACGGCGAACTCCATCTCGGCCTTGGAGTTGTTGTTGTTGGGCTTGAGGCGCTTGACGGCGATCTGGACGCCGTCGGGGGTCTTGCCCCAGTAGACGCTGCCGAAGCCGCCCTCGCCGAGCTTGTTCTCCTCGC belongs to Triticum urartu cultivar G1812 chromosome 7, Tu2.1, whole genome shotgun sequence and includes:
- the LOC125523052 gene encoding PTI1-like tyrosine-protein kinase At3g15890, with the translated sequence MGSGTSSCCGGAEKVGHGCVSASSGAAAGTGSGGGSTWRIYSYKELHAATGGFSEENKLGEGGFGSVYWGKTPDGVQIAVKRLKPNNNNSKAEMEFAVEVEVLARVRHRNLLGLRGYCAGAAADQRMIVYDYMPNLSLLSHLHGQFASDATLDWRRRVGVAVGAAEALVHLHHEASPSIIHRDIKASNVLLDSDFAPLVADFGFAKLVPDGVSHMTTRVKGTLGYLAPEYAMWGKVSGACDVYSFGILLVELVSGRKPIERLPSGAKRTITEWAEPLIARGRLGDLVDPRLRGVYDAAELARMLEAAALCVQGEPERRPDMRAVVRILRGATAAPDGAAAAASKGGNDAQVRPAVRMESVKYADHLMETENSVYSGDGDEDEEDDEKEAADYSSDEVEEYSLMDDQSSMNFGVFGAMPVVPVQTMHDPYVRRFGGNGVKI